One segment of Brassica napus cultivar Da-Ae chromosome C3, Da-Ae, whole genome shotgun sequence DNA contains the following:
- the LOC106384149 gene encoding lysine-specific demethylase JMJ25-like, whose protein sequence is MEKRIRSDDSDESEELRSDKRRNTRKKDTDGVSIGSPSSEGIGRGRGKGRGRGRKSDGGDNSKRIGSDDSKEHRSEGVVSIESLSSEGQGRGRGRKSDGGEGSRRTAERRGRERVVSTRDKDDNSDGTKKYVGLTCHQCKNLTDKVDLVFCSKCIKKRYCYDCIKRWYPERTPEEVRDACPFCVGNCNCRACLRQPLLVKQPSEKDANVKLKQLQYLLVKALPVLRDIYAEQNRELEVESAIRGVPVTESDITRSELHPSERIYCDLCSTSIANFHRSCLNPDCSSDICLSCCKELRESSHDEKGDGENFSDWKLNPDGSIPCPPKERRGCGTSTLELRRLCECDRVEKLITNAEEVTLQFRPPDVNIAHECSSCTSIISRQAAFRKNGHDNFLYCPNAVDLAEGDIAHFQSHWMRAEPVIVRNVLDKTPGLSWDPMVMWRACREMDPKAKCKEEAKSVKALDCLDWCEVEINIHQFFQGYLKGRQDASGMPVMLKLKDWPPSTLFEERLPRHNAEFISSLPFSDYTDPKSGLLNLATRLPEESLKPDLGPKTYIAYGFPEELDGGDSVTKLHCDMSDAVNVLTHTAKVDIPSWQHKLVKKAKLRKQQSGQETEASECENKSVKEVVNEEAALKKWDGLVGEETLKDKAANEEPSNSSSRPSSSQEVDKMFVSKGECTKTERDDPVEGSCSSKSGHDPKADAGLINEPIAGENNSEVCLKTERLSPTNQSEDDPTVENGLMMPTALSTAPLDTDGSLPQPVESIKEEKLDSPKETEGNVTQSLDGSTSAESIQEQKHDAPKETNGNANESSEAVHGGAVWDIFRREDVPKLIEYLERHKHEFRHFFNEPVESVTHPIHDQTLFLTESQKKQLKEEFDIEPWTFVQHLGEAVFIPAGCPHQVRNIQSCIKVAVDFVAPENLEECLRLTQEFRRLPKDHRSNEDKLELKKIVLHAASSAIREAQDLMQNSMTE, encoded by the exons ATGGAGAAGCGAATTAGATCAGATGATTCCGACGAGTCAGAAGAACTTCGATCTGACAAGCGACGTAATACGAGGAAGAAAGATACGGATGGTGTGAGCATAGGCTCTCCGAGCTCTGAGGGAATAGGTAGAGGTAGAGGAAAAGGAAGAGGGAGAGGAAGAAAATCTGACGGTGGGGATAATTCGAAGCGAATTGGATCAGATGATTCCAAAGAACATAGATCTGAAGGTGTTGTGAGCATAGAATCTCTGAGCTCTGAGGGCCAGGGAAGAGGGAGAGGAAGAAAATCTGACGGTGGAGAGGGCTCGAGGCGAACTGCTGAAagaagagggagagagagagtcgtGTCTACGCGCGACAag GATGATAACTCTGATGGAACAAAAAAGTATGTGGGCTTGACTTGCCATCAGTGCAAGAACCTAACGGATAAGGTTGATCTCGTCTTCTGCTCAAAATGCATCAAGAAGCGCTATTGCTATGACTGCATCAAGAGATG GTATCCAGAGAGAACGCCTGAGGAAGTTAGAGATGCATGTCCTTTCTGTGTCGGGAATTGCAACTGCAGAGCTTGTTTGCGTCAGCCTTTGCTTGTCAAG CAACCAAGTGAGAAGGATGCTAATGTCAAGCTCAAGCAGTTGCAGTACCTATTAGTTAAAGCTCTTCCTGTTCTTAGGGATATTTATGCAGAGCAAAACCGTGAATTAGAGGTCGAATCAGCAATTAGAG GAGTCCCTGTGACAGAATCTGATATTACTAGGTCCGAACTTCATCCTAGTGAACGCATATACTG TGACCTGTGCAGCACATCCATTGCCAATTTTCACAGAAGCTGTCTGAACCCAGATTGCTCTTCCGACATTTGTCTTTCTTGCTGCAAGGAACTTAGAGAGAGTTCACATGATGAGAAGGGAGATGGGGAGAACTTCTCTGACTGGAAGCTTAATCCTGACGGTAGCATTCCATGCCCTCCCAAAGAGCGTCGTGGCTGTGGCACTTCAACTCTGGAGTTGAGACGTTTGTGCGAATGTGATAGGGTTGAAAAGCTGATAACGAATGCAGAGGAAGTTACTCTGCAGTTTAGGCCACCAGATGTGAATATTGCTCATGAATGTTCCTCATGCACTTCCATCATCAGTAGGCAGGCGGCGTTTAGGAAGAATGGTCATGATAACTTTTTGTACTGCCCAAATGCTGTTGATCTGGCTGAAGGCGACATTGCTCATTTTCAGTCGCATTGGATGAGGGCGGAACCTGTGATAGTGAGAAATGTTCTCGACAAGACACCTGGACTAAGTTGGGATCCAATGGTTATGTGGAGGGCTTGTAGGGAAATGGATCCAAAAGCTAAATGCAAAGAAGAGGCAAAAAGCGTGAAAGCTTTGGATTGCTTGGACTGGTGTGAG gttgaaataaatattcatcAGTTTTTTCAAGGCTACTTGAAAGGCCGCCAGGATGCCAGTGGTATGCCAGTAATGTTGAAGTTAAAGGATTGGCCTCCTTCAACTTTATTTGAAGAGCGCCTTCCAAGGCATAACGCTGAGTTTATTTCTTCCTTACCTTTCTCTGATTACACTGACCCAAAGTCAGGTCTCTTGAATCTGGCAACAAGACTTCCTGAAGAATCCTTGAAGCCAGATCTTGGACCCAAGACATACATTGCATACGGTTTCCCTGAAGAGCTTGATGGAGGAGATTCTGTGACAAAACTACACTGTGATATGTCCGACGCG GTCAATGTGCTGACACACACAGCTAAAGTTGATATACCTTCCTGGCAACACAAACTTGTAAAAAAAGCAAAGTTGCGTAAACAACAGTCTGGTCAAGAGACAGAAGCCAGTGAATGTGAAAACAAGTCAGTGAAAGAAGTAGTGAATGAGGAAGCTGCTTTAAAGAAATGGGATGGTCTTGTGGGAGAAGAGACTTTAAAGGACAAGGCAGCTAACGAAGAACCATCAAATAGCAGCTCGAGACCGTCCAGCTCACAAGAAGTTGATAAGATGTTTGTTTCAAAAG GTGAATGTACCAAAACTGAAAGAGATGATCCTGTGGAAGGGTCTTGTAGTTCGAAGTCAGGTCATGATCCAAAGGCGGATGCTGGTTTGATAAACGAACCAATCGCTGGTGAGAATAATAGTGAAGTATGTTTGAAGACGGAGAGATTATCTCCAACGAACCAAAGTGAAGATGATCCCACGGTGGAGAACGGACTTATGATGCCAACAGCTCTTTCAACTGCCCCGTTGGACACAGATGGTAGTCTCCCGCAGCCTGTGGAATCCATAAAAGAGGAGAAACTGGATTCTCCAAAGGAAACTGAGGGCAATGTCACTCAGAGTTTGGATGGTAGTACAAGTGCGGAGTCCATACAAGAGCAGAAACATGATGCTCCAAAAGAAACTAATGGCAATGCCAATGAGAGTTCAGAGGCTGTGCATGGTGGTGCTGTGTGGGACATCTTTCGAAGAGAGGATGTTCCAAAACTTATTGAGTATTTGGAAAGACACAAGCATGAGTTTCGCCATTTCTTTAACGAACCTGTGGAATCT GTTACTCACCCAATTCATGACCAGACCTTGTTCTTGACTGAAAGCCAGAAGAAACAGCTGAAAGAGGAGTTCG ATATAGAGCCATGGACATTTGTGCAACACCTCGGCGAAGCTGTTTTTATCCCTGCAGGTTGTCCTCACCAAGTTAGAAATATACAG TCATGCATAAAGGTGGCAGTAGATTTTGTTGCTCCTGAAAACTTAGAGGAGTGCCTTAGGCTAACACAGGAGTTCCGGAGACTACCAAAAGACCACAGATCCAATGAAGATAAACTAGAg CTTAAGAAAATAGTGCTGCATGCTGCCAGCTCAGCCATAAGAGAGGCACAAGATCTAATGCAAAACTCCATGACAGAATGA